In Toxoplasma gondii ME49 chromosome X, whole genome shotgun sequence, a single genomic region encodes these proteins:
- a CDS encoding hypothetical protein (encoded by transcript TGME49_224620~Predicted trans-membrane domain (TMHMM2.0):19-42:112-135:155-178:192-212) — MINLSVLGANPYVQNHHLRVIGVAITFFSIIISNFLLVYFEASTSGITSSWGIFFVQPVKDWHTWWNPAQQTICEIATNSTLLEGYEWKDAYKTTFADVDASTLCSSVFKLMIVAMVTGFVMIACPCVLAVLVTYSKMQGDPEFNSHPYYAHCKFAMGIVMSCTIIIIFCAAGFMAVFNITNVGTKLSFTMREAGLVTIAMSLTQGLVVFAYQRDRALLSTKFEFERLDWRQVDDTKEAYRKLMQYDMERLQAAKFGGLQSPQEVARQSLNENLEGHDKFVLQHLNPW, encoded by the exons ATGATCAACCTCAGCGTTTTAGGCGCGAATCCCTATGTGCAGAATCACCATTTGCGGGTGATTGGAGTTGCTATCACGTTTTTTTCAATCATCATATCAAATTTTCTCCTGGTATACTTTGAG GCGAGCACTTCTGGAATCACTTCTTCGTGGGGAATTTTTTTCGTTCAGCCGGTCAAGGATTGGCACACCTGGTGGAATCCTGCGCAACAGACCATCTGCGAAATCGCTACCAAC AGCACACTCCTGGAAGGCTATGAGTGGAAAGATGCCTACAAGACAACATTCGCGGATGTGGACGCGTCCACGCTGTGTAGCTCCGTTTTCAAACTCATGATCGTTGCCATGGTG ACTGGATTCGTCATGATCGCCTGCCCCTGTGTGCTGGCAGTCCTCGTCACGTACTCGAAAATGCAAGGCGATCCTGAGTTTAACTCCCATCCATACTATGCCCACTGCAAGTTTGCCATG GGTATCGTGATGTCCTGTACTATCATCATAATATTTTGCGCCGCTGGATTCATGGCTGTCTTCAACATCACAAA TGTGGGGACCAAGCTCTCGTTTACGATGAGGGAGGCTGGCCTGGTCACGATCGCTATGAGTCTCACACAAGGGCTCGTCGTCTTTGCATATCAGAG AGATCGTGCACTACTCTCAACGAAATTCGAATTTGAGCGCCTTGATTGGCGTCAAGTTGACGACACCAAGGAGGCTTATCGAAAGCTCATGCAGTATGACATGGAACGCCTTCAGGCGGCAAAGTTTGGAGGCCTACAATCGCCGCAAGAAGTGGCGCGACAGA GTTTGAACGAGAATTTAGAAGGCCACGACAAATTCGTACTCCAACATCTGAACCCTTGGTAG